The sequence TCTCCGACTTGTGGAAGATCTCCTTCAGCACGGCGACGACGAACTCGCGCGTCGTGTAGTTGTCGTTGTGCAGGAGCACCTTGTAGAGCGGAGGCTTCTTGAGCTTCTGCTTGGGTGCTGTCTCCGTGACGACGGAGGTATCGTGCTCGTGCTTCTGCGCCATGGGTGTGTCGGGCTCCCTTTAATGACGATGGGAGAAGGGATTTTCAGGCCCCCTCCTTGAAACCAGTCTCCGCCCGCCACTGGGGCAGGCCGCCTTCCACGGCTGCCCGCTCGTGGGCCAGGAAGCCGCGCACGGCGCGGTCCAGCCCGGGGTGGAGGAGCAGGTGCGCACTGTACGTGAGGTGCGGCTCGAATCCCCGGGTGAGCTTGTGCTCTCCGCCGTGGCCCGGCTCGAAGCGCTTCAGCCCCCGGGCGATGCCCTGCTCCACCGGGTGGTACAGGCAGACGTTGAAGTGCAGGAAGGGATGCTCCTCGAAGCAGCCCCAGTAGCGGCCATACAGCACGCCGGGGCCAGCGAGGTTGAACGCGCCGGCCACCAGCCTTCCTTCCCGGCGGGCCTCCACCCACTCACAGCGGTGCCGGAAGCGGGCGAGCATCCGCGCAAAGAAGTCCGGGGTGAGAAACCGCATGCCCCATGGGTACTTGTCCACCGTGGAGACATACAGGCGCCAGACGGTGTCCGCATCCACATCCGCCAGTGCGTCACCGCGCAGCGTTCGTACTTCGATGCCCTGCTCGGCCGGGGCGCGCAACTCGCGCCGCAATTGGTTGCGCCGCTTGGAGTGGAAGCGGGCGAGGAAGTCCTCCAGCGTGTGGTAGCCCTCGTTGCGCCACTGGTACTGGAGGCCCAGGCGCACCGCGAAGCCCTGCTCCTGCAGCACGGGCAATTCCTCGGCGGTGGGGAAGAGGACGTGGACGCCGGACAGGCTCTCCGCGCGGGCGTACTCCTGCGCGGCGGCGTACAGCTCGGCCTCGCGCGCGCGCCTGTCTTCCCCGGGGGCCACCAGCACGCGCCGGCCGGCGGCGGGGGTGAAGGGCACGGTGACGACGAGCTTCGGGTAGTAGCGCAGGCCCGCGCGCTCGGCGGCGGTGGCCCAGGGGCCGTCGAAGACGAACTCGCCGTGGCTGTCGTGCTTGAGGTACGCGGGCGCGGCGGCGACCAGCCGCGAGCCGCGCCACAGCGTCAGGTGACGGGGATGCCAGCCCCGCTCCGGCACCGCGCTGCCGCTCTCCTCCAGGCACGCGAGGAACGTCCACTCCAGGAAGGGAACACCCGCCTCGTCCACCAGGGCATCCCACGCGGCACGGGGGACCTCGGTGATGGAGGGCAGGATGCGCAGGGTGGTGGGGAGCGGGGTGGACATCGAGGCGGAATCGGGCTCGGTGGGCTCGGGTGACGAGCCCTGGGCTCGGTAATCGCGAGCCTATAACGACGCAACCCGGGTGCCGCCAGCGGCGCCAGGGGACTACTTCCCCCGTGTCAGCTCCGCGGCGAGGAAGCGCCCGACTTCCGCCAGCCCTTCGTCACCCCGGCGGCGTCCCTCCTCCGTCTCCATGACCCGGCGCGCCGCGTCTCCCGCGGTGCCAATCTCCAGGTCCGCGAGGATGAGGAAGGCGCTCCAGGCGGGATTCAGCTCGGCGATTCTGCCCGGGCGCAGGGGGCGCTCGGACAGGGTGGCGGCCACCTTCTCCACGAGGCCGTCGTCGGTGAGGCGCTTCGACTTGCCGCGCATGGCGGTCCACGCGGAGTCGAGCAGCGTGGGCAGCATGCGTCCGGCGAGCGCGGTGGACAGCCGCTGCGAGGCCTCCTCCTCGTCGATGTGGTGGGCCCGCGCGTAGGTGGGCATCAACTTGGCCACCACCACGGCGCGGGTGGCGAGGTGGGAAAGGCGGGGAGGGTAGGGCACGTGAGGCTCCGGAGCGCGGCGTTACCAGCGCACCAGCAGACGGTAACCCTCGGGGTTGCGTTCCTCCACGGTGATGCGCGGCTGGGCGCGGGCCAGCTCCAGCATGTGCTCCAGCCCGCCCGCCATGAGGTCCGGCCGGTTGTAGCGGTCCTTGAACTGAATCCGCCGGCCGCGCTCGCCCTCGGGCGTCATCGTCACCTCGAGGTCCGGGCGCCCCATCATCGTCAGGTAGCGTGGAATCCGCTCCAGGGCGCGCAGGGGGCCAATCATCGGCAGGGCCACCGCGACCACGCGGCCGATGAACGTCTCCGCGAAGCCCGCGACGAGCTGGCGGCCGAGCTGCCGGTACGCGAACTCCTCGCTCAGCTCCGGATAGACTTCCTGGCGCGCCAGGGCCGTGGCCCGCTGCCAGAGCTCGATGGGGTAGTCCAGCTCCGGCCGCTTCATGTCGTAGCCGAGCGCCTCCAGCCCCGCCGCCAGCCGCCCCTCCGCCTTGAGGGCCCGCACGAACATCCCCTCGAAGACGCTCGAGGGCACCCGCGGTACCGCGGGGGTGGGCTCCGGCGTGCGGTGGCGGTGGCTCATCAACATGACCCGCCCAGTATAGCGGATTCCTCGGATGGGTCAGGAAATTCGCGAAATTCTTGTTGACGTAGGACAGAAGGAGGCGGGGAGGTTTGCATCCTGGAGAGTCGGGTTGCTATGGGGCGGCCGGCGCCTTACAGGAAGGGCCTCAGGAGAATTGAATGTCGGTGAACATCCAGCTCGAGTGGACCCCGAACCCCAGCACGCTGAAGTACGTCGTGGACCGGCGGCTGTTGGCCGGCGGCGCGATGAACTTCACGAAGCGAGAGGATGCCCAGGCGAAGTCGCCGTTGGCGCTCAAGCTGATGGACGTGCGCGGCGTGACGGCGGTGATGATTGGCAGCAACTTCGTGACGGTGACGAAGGGCGAGGAGGGCGAGTGGGACGAGTTGAATGACTCGGTGATGGCCACGCTGGACTCGCATCTGTCGGCCAACGAGCCGGTGGTGGACGAGGCGGCGGTGGCGGCGGCCCGCGAGGCGGCCGGCACGGCTGGCGCGGGTGGCTCCATCCAGGCGCGCATCCAGGACATCCTGGACAGCGAAATCCGCCCGGCGGTGGCGATGGACGGCGGCGACATCACGCTGGACCGCTTCGAGGACGGCATCGTCTACCTGCACATGAAGGGTTCGTGCGCGGGCTGCCCATCGTCCACGGCCACCCTGAAGATGGGCATCGAGGGGCGCCTGCGTGAGGCGATTCCCGAGGTGCTCGAGGTGGTGTCGGTCTGAGGCGCAACGTCAAAGCTT comes from Pyxidicoccus parkwaysis and encodes:
- a CDS encoding GNAT family N-acetyltransferase: MSTPLPTTLRILPSITEVPRAAWDALVDEAGVPFLEWTFLACLEESGSAVPERGWHPRHLTLWRGSRLVAAAPAYLKHDSHGEFVFDGPWATAAERAGLRYYPKLVVTVPFTPAAGRRVLVAPGEDRRAREAELYAAAQEYARAESLSGVHVLFPTAEELPVLQEQGFAVRLGLQYQWRNEGYHTLEDFLARFHSKRRNQLRRELRAPAEQGIEVRTLRGDALADVDADTVWRLYVSTVDKYPWGMRFLTPDFFARMLARFRHRCEWVEARREGRLVAGAFNLAGPGVLYGRYWGCFEEHPFLHFNVCLYHPVEQGIARGLKRFEPGHGGEHKLTRGFEPHLTYSAHLLLHPGLDRAVRGFLAHERAAVEGGLPQWRAETGFKEGA
- a CDS encoding DUF2378 family protein; amino-acid sequence: MSHRHRTPEPTPAVPRVPSSVFEGMFVRALKAEGRLAAGLEALGYDMKRPELDYPIELWQRATALARQEVYPELSEEFAYRQLGRQLVAGFAETFIGRVVAVALPMIGPLRALERIPRYLTMMGRPDLEVTMTPEGERGRRIQFKDRYNRPDLMAGGLEHMLELARAQPRITVEERNPEGYRLLVRW
- a CDS encoding ATP-dependent Clp protease adaptor ClpS gives rise to the protein MAQKHEHDTSVVTETAPKQKLKKPPLYKVLLHNDNYTTREFVVAVLKEIFHKSETDAVQIMLHVHYNGVGVAGVYTFEVAETKIKTVEAAAQENGFPLRLSMEPEEG
- a CDS encoding NifU family protein, translated to MSVNIQLEWTPNPSTLKYVVDRRLLAGGAMNFTKREDAQAKSPLALKLMDVRGVTAVMIGSNFVTVTKGEEGEWDELNDSVMATLDSHLSANEPVVDEAAVAAAREAAGTAGAGGSIQARIQDILDSEIRPAVAMDGGDITLDRFEDGIVYLHMKGSCAGCPSSTATLKMGIEGRLREAIPEVLEVVSV